Part of the Aquarana catesbeiana isolate 2022-GZ linkage group LG12, ASM4218655v1, whole genome shotgun sequence genome, TCCACAATGATACTGCGGCTCCTCGAGCTCCAACCTGGCTCATAACATTGACCTCATACCAGCCGCTTCCCTGTGCAGCTTGGCAACTTCGAGCCGACCTCTGCGTTACCGGACAGCTCCACAGATGACCCCCGCTCTGCCTGTGCAACACGCTGGTGGACCCTTTCATGCATTGAactcttgtactttttttttttttttttttactaaaatcaaAGGCACTTAGATGTTGGCGCCCTCTCCTCCTGTATGTGCAATAGGTTACGCAGGACTTTTTCAGAAGAGCTGCGCtcatctatagcagtggtctccaaactgcggccatatgcttgcttttatccggcccttggggcaccatgtcattcactgataccaacaatggggcccaattcctcccaatgacaccaccaatgggggCCCCCATTCcgcccaatgacaccaccaatgggggCCCCCATTCcgcccaatgacaccaccaatgggggcccccattcctcccaatgacaccaccaatgggggCCCCCATTCcgcccaatgacaccaccaatgggggCCCCCATTCcgcccaatgacaccaccaatgggggcccacattcctcccaatgacaccaccaatgggggcccccattcctcccaatgacaccaccaatgggggcccccattcctcccaatgacaccaccaatgggggcccccattcctcccaatgacaccaccaatgggggcccccattcctcccaatgacaccaccaatgggggcccccattcctcccaatgacaccaccaatggggcccaattcctcccaatgacaccaacaacggggcacagtcTCTCTCAATGCAACCAACAGTGGGGTataatgacatcagtgatggggaccaaatgacacaaacgatggggcacaattttttttCCAATGACAAGGCACAGTTCCacccaataccaatgatgggggacaattcctcacaATGAGGAACAAGGGGGTGTCCTTCCCACTCACCGCAGGTCTGACCTTCGTAAactctgaaggacaataaactgactCTCTGCTTGGAGACCTCAGAGCTATAGGAACTTCCCtaaagatttacccctccccccctcatttATATCACTGGTCTATACAGTCATTTGTGTTtagatagagagagaatagagagagatacacacacatTCTATCTCTCTCATCACCCGGTGATCTGGTTAGTAAGTCTGTTTTCCAACAGAACACGctgccctgcagatgtagcagttacagaaaCAAGACAAACCATTCACCACTGACAGGTGTGCtcacaatgatcagattttatgtattcatgtaaaatgtttatcccaaaaaggaacaaATCTGTAACTGATCATGaagtgtgatctggagtttggcttcatatgttagtgtatctaaatctgctagtccgtctaacactcccctccccccccggactgacaatgctgcagtgGTTTCGGTTGATCTCCATGTTCCTCTAAATGGTGTGTTTGGGCCGAAGAGGACATTCGTTATTTCATCATCTGCGGCCAAACTGACCCCCAAATCCTCCCGACCCCCCCAACACGAGAACAGGATCATTACactgtaaccccgcccccttccacCCCCCATACTCACATGGGGTCATCATCCGGCTCCCATCCCTCCAGTTCTTTCATACAGAAGAAGCATTGAGCCACATCCGGACTGTTCCCACTGGGACAATGAATGAAGCCGGCCTCCGCCATCTGCAACCAATCAGAGAAGAGCGTCACCACAACTACCTTCCTAGCCACACCCCCTACATATCGGGGCTTCTAATGCCGCCCCCCCCAGATATCGGGACTTtctatcggtccccccccccccccagatatcgagactttctatcggtcccccccccccccccagatatcgggactttctatcggtcccccccccccagatatcgagactttctatcggtcccccccccccagatatcgggactttctatcggtcccccccccccagatatcgagactttctatcggtcccccccccccagatatcgagactttctatcggtcccccccccccagatatcgggactttctatcggccccccccccccagatatcgggactttctatcggtcccccccccccccagatgtcgggactttctatcggtcccccccccccccagatgtcgggactttctatcggtcccccccccccccccagatatcgtcgggactttctatcggtcccccccccccccagatatcgtcGGGACTTTCTATCGGTCCCCCCCCAGATATCGTCGGGACTTtctatcggtcccccccccccagatatcgggactttctatcggtcccccccccccccagatatcgggactttctatcggtcccccccccccagatatcgggactttctatcggtccccccccccagatatcgggactttctatcgcccccccccccccagatatcgggactttctatcgccccccccccccagatatcgggactttctatcgcccccccccccagatatcgggactttctatcgccccccccccagatatcgggactttctatcgcccccccccagatatcgggactttctatcggtcccccccccccagatatcgagactttctatcggtccccccccccccagatatcgagactttctatcggtccccccccccagatatcgagactttctatcggtcccccccccccagatatcgagactttctatcggtcccccccccccagatatcgggactttctatcggtcccccccccccagatatcgggactttctatcggtcccccccccccccccccagatgtcgggactttctatcggtccccccccccccccccccagatgtcgggactttctatcggtccccccccccccccccagatatcgtcGGGACTTTCTATCGGTCCCCCCCCAGATATCGTCGGGACTTtctatcggtcccccccccccagatatcgggactttctatcgcccccccccccagatatcgggactttctatcgcccccccccccccagatatcgggactttctatcgccccccccccagatatcgggactttctatcggtcccccccccccccccagatgtcgggactttctatcggtccccccccccccagatatcgggactttctatcggtccccccccccccagatatcgggactttctatcggtccccccccccccccagatatcgggactttctatcggtccccccccccccagatatcgggactttctatcggtccccccccccccccagatatcgggactttctatcggtcccccccccccagatatcgggactttctatcggtcccccccccagatatcgggactttctatcggtacccccccccccccccagatatcgggactttctatcggtccccccccccagatatcgggactttctatcgccccccccccagatatcgggactttctatcgcccccccccccccagatatcgggactttctatcgcccccccccccagatatcgggactttctatcgcccccccccccagatatcgggactttctatcgccccccccccagatatcgggactttctatcgccccccccccccccccagatatcgggactttctatcgcgccccccccccccagatatcgggactttctatcgccccccccccagatatcgggactttctatcgccccccccccccccccagatatcgggactttctatcgcccccccccccccagatatcgggactttatcgcccccccccccgatatcGGGACTttatcgcgcccccccccccagatatcgggactttctatcgcccccccccccccagatatcgggactttctatcgcccccccccccagatatcgggactttctatcgcccccccccccccccagatatcgggactttctatcgccccccccccccagatatcgggactttctatcgccccccccccccccagatatcgggactttctatcgccccccccccccagatatcgggactttctatcggtcccccccccccccccccagatgtcgggactttctatcggtcccccccccccagatatcgggactttctatcggtccccccccccccagatatcgggactttctatcggtccccccccccccagatatcgggactttctatcggtcccccccccccccagatatcgggactttctatcggtccccccccccccccagatatcgggactttctatcggtccccccccccccagatatcgggactttctatcggtccccccccccccagatatcgggactttctatcggtcccccccccccccccgatatcgggactttctatcggtcccccccccccagatatcgggactttctatcggtccccccccccccagatatcgggactttctatcggtccccccccccagatatcgggactttctatcggtccccccccccccccagatatcgggactttctatcggtccccccccccccagatatcgggactttctatcggtcccccccccccccagatatcgggactttctatcggtccccccccagatatcgggactttctatcgcccccccccagatatcgggactttctatcgccccccccccagatatcgggactttctatcgcccccccccccagatatcgggactttctatcgccccccccccccagatatcgggactttctatcgcccccccccccagatatcgggactttctatcgcccccccccccagatatcgggactttctatcgcccccccccccagatatcgggactttctatcgcccccccccccagatatcgggactttctatcgccccccccccccagatatcgggactttctatcgccccccccccccagatatcgggactttctatcgccccccccccccccccagatatcgggactttctatcgcccccccccccagatatcgggactttctatcgccccccccccagatatcgggacttactatcgccccccccccccccagatatcgggactttctatcgccccccccccccagatatcgggactttatcgccccccccagatatcgggactttctatcgccccccccagatatcgggactttctatcgcccccccccagatatcgggactttctatcgcccccccccagatatcgggactttctatcgcccccccccccccccagatatcgggaCTTTCTATCGGTCCCCCCCCGGTCTATGAGGAGaggtcctctgtctcccccccccccccggctctcacCCTCTCCGGGGTACAGGCGCAGCCCTCGGTGAACGGCCAGTTGCTGTAGGTCCGGACCCGGGTGTCCATCTGGTAGAGCCGCCATTCCTCCGGTAGTTCGGGCTCCCCCGGGGCGGGTTCGGGAAGGACGAGCGGAGATCCGTACACCATGGCGCGACGTTCAAATCCCGGTGACGTCACAGGAAACCCCAGTGCACCACGGGAAGGCGGCTCCGCCCCCCACACCGGCTCTGTTCCCACGTGACCAGCGCGGCCAATCGCGCACGGACCCGCCCTTCCCGGAAGCGTGGAACTACAACTCCCGTCACCCCCCGCGCGTGGTGGCCCCTCCCCCTCGATCATTTCTAGTTATGACATATCCTAAAAGGGAACCCCACCGGGGACCACGTGTGAGAGATACTCTACAAACAGCTATTATTGTCAATGGAAAATGAGGGAGTGCGAGCTGATTGGCTGCTACATAATCCCAGAACACAAAGACCCAACAGAGGCCTTTCCCCACCATAcaccatatatatattatattatattatattatatcaccaaaagtattgggacgcttctTTACCTGCACATCAGGACCGCGCCgatttctgacatttgttatttacaagataaaatcagtattttttgctagaaaattacttagaacccccaaacattatataaatatatatttgttttagcagagaccctggagaataaaatggagatcgttgcaatacttaatgtcacaccgtatttgcgcagcggtcttacaaacctaatttttgggtaaaaaatacactttcttttaaataaacaataagaaaaccaTAAAGTTGTCCCAatttgtataatataaaagatgatggtacaccgagttaatagatacccaacatgccacgctttaatcttgcgcatgctcgtggaatggcgacaaactacggtacgtaaaaatctccataggcggcgctttaaaaatgtctacaggttaccagtttagagttacagaggaggtccagcgcTAGAATTTtcgctctcgctccaacgatcgcggcgataATCCACATGTGTGGTtagaacgccgtttacatatgcgggcgcgacttgcgtatgcgttcgcttgcgagcgcggcgggacggggcgcttcttttttttttttttttttttttacactgtcccttaaaaaaaaaaaaattttttgattacttttatttctattaaaaaggaatgtaaacgtctcttgtaatagaaataagcacgacaggacctctttattgtgagatctgggggtcaaaaagacctcagacctaaaaaaaaaaaataacaaatgtaatTTTATGTTTAcacgtaaatttaaaaaaaaaaaatggccagtgggcggaagtgacgtcgctctggtcctccaaggacaTAGAGTCTAGTGGAGGCCATCTTGCCCTTgtttcgtcagatttggcgacccgtcagaatgtgtaacggaagtgacgtcgctctggtcctccaaggacaTAGAGTCTAGTGGAGGCCATCTTGCCCTTgtttcgtcagatttggcgacccgtcagaatgtgtaacggaagtgacgttccgtcgccgccatcttgctacaccccgccctcctccacagtaaggatacactgagaagggggaaagcggacatcttgctacacccagcggAGTTTTGCCTTTTACACCTATTTTTTACCGTAAAGTGagtttatattgtgaaatacagaacttagaactccgtctgactggtttgatgttgaattttgaaagcagcgaacttctgtcagattagtaaaCCTGTGCGATCAGCAGGCTCGCCGCTGCTTtttaaaaattcaacatctaaccagtgaGACGGAGTTCTAAGTTCTGTAATTTacgatataaactcactttactgtaaaaaataagtgtaaaaggCAAAACTccgctgggtgtagcaagatgtccgctttcccccttctcagtgtatccttactgtggaggagggcggggtgtagcaagatggcggcgacggaacgtcacttccgttacacattctgacggctCGCCAGATCTGATGAAACACCCTCACTCGACGTCCTTGCCCATCGCTCCACAGGATCGGATCGTTTCCCCCTTTACCGACGACTCTGGTAAGCGGGGAAACGCCCGGAAAGCAGagcgggaggggagagggggggcacccCTCCTGCTGCCTATAAAAGGGATCACAGGGCAAATCCGCTTCGCCAGGACCACTTTTATTGGACGCCGGATTGCCCGCAGCTaactgttgccataacaacagtatataACGTTAAAATGTTGGTGTATATGTAGGGtggccacctgtccgggattcacccggacagtacgggttttgaatcCTGTGTCTGGGTCTCCTTCCGCCTGGTACCCGGACACAGGATCCAGACTGCACTGTGGTTTCTGtgctccatctgctcagctggtggccGGGGGAGGAAGATGACGGGATAATGTTATCAGGAGAAAGTTCTTATCTTTATTCAGCAGTTCCCACAATCTAATCTGAGTCCCGAAGTCCATTTCTATACCGATCGGCGATCGGCCGGGGAATGGAATCGCCGGGAACCTCAGCACAGGGAATACTCCGCCTGAGCCCGAAAATCGCCAAATAGTCCTggcggagtaatccttgtgctgtgGTTCCCGGCGATTCCATTCCCCGGCCGATCGCCGATCGGTATAGAAATGGACTTCGGGACTCAGATTAGATTGTGGGAACTGCTGAATAAAGATAAGAACTTTCTCATGATAACATTATCCCGTCATCTTCCTCCCCCggccaccagctgagcagatggaggGCAGAGCCACAGTCTGGAGGTAAGTACTTGAGCCGCAGGcacgcagtggcggctggtgctcaaaatttttgggggggtgcaaacaaactgaaaaattctgaaaaaaacccccatcaattgcagcctcactgtgcccatcaaaccactgtgccacatcaaatgctcccactgtgccatcaattgccgccactgtgccatcaaacgccaccactgtgccatcaaacgcagccactgtgcccatcaattgccaccactgtgccatcaaatgcagccactgtgcccatcaattgccaccactgtgccatcaaatgcagccactgtgcccatcaattgccaccactgtgccatcaaatgcagccactgtgcccatcaattgccaccactgtgcccatcaaatgcgccactgtgcccatcaaacgcagccactgtgcccatcaaatgcagccactgtgcccatcaaatgctccactgtgcccatcaattgccaccactgtgccatcaaatgcagccactgtgcccatcaaatgcgccactgtgcccatcaaatgcagccactgtgcccatcaaatgcgccactgtgcccatcaattgccgccactgtgcccatcaattgccaccactgtgcccatcaaatgcagccactgtgcccatcaaatgcgccactgtgcccatcaattgccaccactgtgcccatcaaatgcagccactgtgcccatcaaatgcgccactgtgcccatcaattgccaccactgtgccatcaaatgcagccactgtgcccatcaaatgcgccactgtgcccatcaaatgcagccgctgtgcccatcaaatgcagccactgtgcccatcaaatgcagccactgtgcccatcaattgccaccactgtgcccatcaaacacagccactgtgcccatcaaatgctttcagtgtgccccccgcccgctgtc contains:
- the BIRC5 gene encoding baculoviral IAP repeat-containing protein 5, producing MVYGSPLVLPEPAPGEPELPEEWRLYQMDTRVRTYSNWPFTEGCACTPERMAEAGFIHCPSGNSPDVAQCFFCMKELEGWEPDDDPMEEHKKHSPHCLFLTLKKKAEELSLVEFLKLDKERVKIKMQKAMTKHIEKFQTTAQTVRSSLEKLDKEEVDE